One genomic region from Bufo bufo chromosome 3, aBufBuf1.1, whole genome shotgun sequence encodes:
- the LOC120996631 gene encoding ankyrin repeat domain-containing protein 50-like — protein sequence MTSSYLRGRPFYCREWALQRVQHCLEGLSGTRAPGILITGAPGAGKTALCTEILWPTSEAGRASRLSSRVLAYHFCQAHAHPSLDPLHFIQNLAKQLQTSPLISGYKGGSDSATCRGDLHEIFKRTVLTPLAELPLPSQNLLLLVDSVDETCCCCPSHGFSGDAGCTIAELLAAYHELLPPWLLLVCSARRQNKAITRMFTGFRRLCLDDLRKAHIVRDVQQYILCRLDCEAALRQHLTLDTAEMLNQLHIKSNGCFLFLERVLDGVSAGSIVLREIRHIPGTLNGLYLWLCQRLFSGRRFCLVRTLLNVILASPVPLSPAQLHKAVWTKQMKGWSTEDFTKVLSSMSMLLRPLDSAQVVPFHHSFSEWVLDVKYCTQKYLCNVTEGHCMLAMSLSTRAPNLQPAEVAQLAKHLLLSDIRALEPCHLALWLLWTDAPVSDCLASNVSLELEVLQLLLLAREKVDPDSIVEDTSTLKRTLERGVSLEVLLETGGGLNQRDRFGRTLLAAAAQAGDLDAVKLMLSRGASLEVTDEDGQTPLGLAAHQGHLPVVELLLEHGAQHDHSDSRGWTPLRAAAWGGHTEVVESLLAFGAQPDISGPDGRTALRAAAWGGHEGPVKALIRAGAEIDHADVEGRTPLMAAAYMSHFTVAELLLESRANVNACDLEGRSALAVACLCMPTGQRHPQLVSVLLEHGADPQLEDKEGLTPLLVAAYEGQDEVAELLLEAGADPDRLGKDQMTPLLAAASGGHAETVRVLLLWGASTDVTDQEGRSALLLAAAAARGEEAVRVLLHRGLNEIHQDHLGWTALHWAASEGRRAVCRTLIDGGAKLGLRNREGYTPLLLAAEEGHTGCVELLINRGSPIDQRGRDGMTALCFAALSGHKATVELLLRKGADPDMKTTQGKPLLHLLALQGLTDIAKVLLEQGADLESRDPEERTALHASCWQGDLDMAHLLLEVGRANCNAFDQENRTPLHCAAWRGQANIAQLLIERGAFSDAQCSQGATPLCIAAQEGHHAVARVLLEEGNASPFHSDYYGRTPIKVAVKGGHIDIVHLLEAHGVPSYQGPMVKAPVKDACAAERADGGGDSWSTLSPVSTGSRSLDNSLKSSAGSMLTSSTYHSQATVPIDSLTFTQQVQQHSLPRSRSRQAVAFSTMVGFPGVMGSSSPGLLLDHGEVITRANQNMSSPDREIKRNGILTNPKYGSPKYMRFRPSDNTHPVDNTRPKDYNQSKSSSSGYSSSHATGENHHKHVINSPKKVKNIMDQPSKVSGSPVHSPQNSNDPTPFSVTTVDPKRKASNLVTLPKPKEDHVHSTRNPVDFVYCGGISGDIVHSHSKKDPQSSPTQGDQDCSPGKQGSPVISITTMDPQLHLKQAIKLQFEGRTCGFNYRKETPL from the exons TCCAGTTATCTGCGAGGTCGGCCCTTTTATTGTCGGGAATGGGCCCTCCAGAGGGTCCAGCACTGCCTGGAAGGACTGAGTGGAACTCGGGCCCCTGGTATTCTTATTACTGGGGCCCCTGGTGCAGGAAAGACAGCCCTGTGTACagagatcctgtggcccacctcgGAGGCCGGGAGGGCTTCCAGACTCAGCTCTCGGGTTTTGGCGTACCACTTCTGCCAGGCGCACGCCCACCCAAGCCTCGACCCGCTTCACTTCATCCAGAACCTGGCGAAGCAGCTGCAGACGAGCCCCCTGATCAGCGGCTACAAGGGAGGGTCCGACAGCGCCACCTGCAGAGGAGATCTGCATGAAATTTTCAAGAG GACGGTCTTGACCCCGCTGGCGGAGCTGCCATTGCCCTCACAGAACCTCTTGCTCCTGGTGGACTCGGTGGATGAGACGTGCTGCTGTTGTCCATCACACGGATTTTCCGGAGATGCTGGCTGCACCATTGCTGAGCTGCTGGCCGCTTACCACGAACTGCTGCCGCCATGGCTCCTGCTGGTGTGCTCTGCACGGAGGCAGAACAAGGCCATCACCAGGATGTTTACAG GCTTCCGTAGACTGTGCTTGGACGACCTCCGCAAAGCTCACATTGTGCGTGACGTCCAGCAGTACATCTTGTGCCGCCTGGACTGCGAGGCGGCTCTGCGGCAGCACCTGACCCTCGACACGGCCGAGatgctgaaccagctgcacatAAAGAGCAATGGCTGCTTTCTGTTCCTGGAGCGGGTGCTGGATGGTGTGTCCGCAGGCTCCATCGTCCTGCGAGAGATCCGCCACATCCCCGGCACGCTGAACGGGCTCTACCTATGGCTGTGCCAGCGGCTATTCTCCGGCCGCCGGTTCTGCCTGGTGCGGACGCTGCTGAACGTCATCCTGGCCTCTCCGGTTCCTCTCTCTCCCGCTCAGCTCCACAAGGCCGTGTGGACAAAGCAGATGAAAGGGTGGAGTACAGAGGATTTTACCAAGGTTCTGTCGTCCATGTCCATGCTACTTCGCCCCCTCGATAGCGCCCaggtggtgcccttccatcacAGCTTCTCGGAGTGGGTCCTGGACGTGAAGTACTGTACTCAGAAATACCTGTGTAATGTCACAGAGGGCCACTGCATGCTCGCCATGAGCCTATCAACACGGGCACCAAACCTGCAGCCCGCCGAGGTGGCCCAGCTGGCCAAACATCTCCTTCTGTCTGACATTCGGGCGCTGGAGCCGTGTCATCTAGCTCTGTGGCTCCTGTGGACAGATGCCCCAGTGTCCGACTGTTTGGCCTCGAACGTCTCTTTAGAGTTGGAGGTCTTGCAGTTGCTCCTGTTAGCCCGGGAAAAAGTAGACCCAGACTCCATAGTGGAGGACACGAGCACCCTGAAGAGAACTCTGGAGCGAGGGGTCTCTCTGGAGGTCCTGTTAGAGACAgggggtggactaaatcagagggACCGATTCGGAAGGACTCTGCTCGCTGCCGCGGCCCAGGCAGGAGACCTCGATGCTGTTAAACTGATGCTTTCCAGAGGTGCCAGTCTGGAGGTCACAGATGAGGACGGGCAGACTCCTTTAGGACTGGCTGCACACCAGGGACACTTGCCAGTGGTAGAGCTCCTTCTTGAACATGGTGCCCAACATGACCATAGTGACAGTCGTGGATGGACCCCTCTACGTGctgcagcatggggaggccaCACAGAGGTTGTAGAGTCACTGCTTGCATTTGGGGCCCAGCCAGACATCTCTGGTCCTGATGGGCGCACTGCTCTGAGGGCAGCCGCCTGGGGTGGGCATGAGGGACCTGTTAAGGCTTTGATAAGGGCCGGAGCAGAGATAGATCATGCCGATGTGGAGGGTCGCACTCCTCTCATGGCAGCTGCGTACATGAGCCATTTTACCGTAGCCGAATTGTTGCTGGAATCAAGAGCTAATGTGAATGCCTGTGATCTCGAAGGACGCTCTGCCCTCGCCGTTGCATGCCTGTGTATGCCAACTGGGCAGAGACATCCACAACTGGTGTCTGTTTTGTTGGAACATGGGGCAGATCCACAACTGGAAGACAAGGAAGGGTTAACACCACTGCTGGTTGCTGCTTATGAGGGGCAAGACGAAGTGGCAGAACTTCTCCTTGAAGCTGGGGCAGATCCTGACAGACTAGGAAAGGACCAGATGACACCACTTTTGGCAGCTGCCTCTGGAGGACATGCTGAAACAGTTAGGGTACTACTACTATGGGGTGCTTCGACAGATGTCACAGATCAAGAAGGGAGGTCAGCACTCCTGCTGGCAGCTGCGGCAGCTCGAGGTGAGGAGGCAGTAAGGGTCTTATTACATAGGGGTCTGAACGAGATTCATCAAGACCACTTGGGGTGGACTGCCTTGCACTGGGCAGCTTCTGAAGGTCGGAGAGCTGTTTGCCGCACCCTGATAGATGGAGGAGCTAAACTGGGACTGAGGAACAGAGAAGGGTATACACCTCTCCTTCTGGCAGCTGAAGAAGGGCATACTGGCTGCGTAGAGCTACTGATAAACCGGGGCTCCCCCATTGACCAGCGGGGAAGGGATGGAATGACGGCTTTGTGCTTTGCTGCTCTCTCAGGCCACAAGGCCACAGTGGAACTACTGTTGAGAAAAGGAGCAGACCCTGACATGAAGACCACCCAAGGGAAACCACTGCTGCACCTCTTGGCCCTGCAAGGACTAACAGACATAGCCAAAGTTCTGTTGGAGCAAGGTGCTGACCTTGAGAGCCGGGATCCAGAAGAACGCACAGCTTTGCATGCCTCCTGCTGGCAAGGGGACTTAGACATGGCGCATCTTCTGCTGGAGGTTGGCAGGGCAAATTGCAATGCCTTTGACCAAGAAAATAGGACTCCGTTACACTGTGCCGCATGGAGAGGACAAGCCAATATTGCCCAACTCCTGATAGAGCGGGGGGCATTTAGTGATGCACAATGTTCCCAGGGAGCCACACCTCTCTGTATAGCAGCTCAGGAAGGGCACCATGCAGTGGCGAGAGTGCTCCTGGAGGAGGGGAATGCCAGCCCCTTTCACTCCGACTACTATGGACGCACCCCTATAAAAGTAGCGGTCAAAGGTGGGCACATTGACATAGTTCATCTTCTAGAAGCTCATGGGGTTCCCTCTTACCAAGGACCAATGGTGAAGGCTCCAGTAAAAGACGCCTGTGCAGCTGAGCGAGCGGACGGTGGAGGTGACAGCTGGTCTACACTTTCCCCTGTATCGACAGGCAGCCGCTCACTCGACAACTCTTTGAAGAGCTCTGCAGGGTCCATGCTGACATCTTCCACTTACCATTCCCAGGCCACAGTGCCCATAGATAGTCTTACCTTCACCCAACAAGTTCAGCAGCACTCTCTTCCGCGCAGCCGCTCTCGACAGGCTGTTGCCTTCTCTACTATGGTCGGTTTCCCTGGTGTCATGGGATCAAGTAGTCCTGGTCTTCTGCTTGATCACGGGGAGGTGATTACCAGAGCCAACCAAAATATGAGTTCTCCAGACCGTGAGATAAAGAGGAATGGGATACTCACCAACCCCAAATATGGGAGCCCCAAGTATATGCGCTTCAGGCCAAGTGATAACACACACCCTGTAGATAACACAAGGCCAAAAGACTATAACCAAAGTAAGAGCAGCAGCTCGGGATATTCCTCCAGTCATGCTACTGGTGAGAACCACCACAAACATGTCATCAACTCTCCAAAGAAAGTAAAAAACATCATGGATCAACCTTCTAAGGTGAGTGGAAGCCCTGTCCACTCCCCACAGAACTCTAATGACCCCACACCCTTCTCTGTAACAACTGTGGATCCCAAAAGGAAAGCATCAAACCTAGTGACCTTACCCAAACCCAAAGAAGATCATGTGCACTCTACCAGGAACCCTGTGGACTTTGTGTACTGTGGTGGGATATCAGGAGACATTGTGCACTCTCATAGTAAGAAGGATCCTCAGAGCTCTCCAACTCAGGGAGACCAAGACTGCTCCCCCGGAAAACAGGGCTCCCCAGTTATCTCCATCACTACCATGGATCCACAGCTTCACCTCAAGCAGGCCATCAAGCTGCAGTTCGAGGGTCGTACATGTGGATTTAACTACAGGAAGGAGACACCACTGTGA